Proteins encoded within one genomic window of Mesobacillus subterraneus:
- a CDS encoding potassium channel family protein codes for MRKLFAVLGLGRFGGSLVKEFHHLGLEVLAVDVDAERVNRYRQFATDAVVANAISENSLKELGLKNVDLAIVSFGGNIESSILTTLLLKDLGVKQVWVKALSDNHQKVLEKIGADLVIHPEREMAKRIAHHASSDKIIDFIELSKTHSIAEIISTKKVTDKTLNELNIRANYGCNIIGIQRGEEFIVSPSVEEVICPNDILIVLGHNNQIHAFEEKGV; via the coding sequence ATGAGAAAGTTATTTGCTGTGTTAGGTCTTGGACGTTTTGGCGGAAGCCTTGTTAAAGAATTTCATCATCTTGGTTTAGAGGTGTTGGCAGTGGATGTGGACGCGGAAAGAGTTAACCGGTATAGACAATTTGCAACGGATGCAGTTGTTGCCAATGCCATAAGCGAAAATAGTCTAAAAGAATTGGGCTTGAAAAATGTAGACCTTGCCATTGTATCCTTCGGCGGTAATATTGAGTCTAGTATCCTCACAACATTACTGCTAAAGGATTTGGGTGTTAAGCAAGTATGGGTGAAAGCATTAAGTGATAATCATCAAAAGGTATTAGAAAAAATTGGAGCCGATCTCGTCATCCACCCTGAAAGGGAAATGGCAAAGAGAATCGCCCACCATGCTAGTTCAGATAAAATTATTGATTTTATCGAGCTCTCCAAGACCCACAGCATTGCAGAAATAATCTCTACAAAAAAGGTAACAGACAAAACATTAAATGAGCTGAATATCAGGGCCAATTACGGATGTAACATCATCGGAATCCAGCGAGGAGAAGAATTTATTGTTTCCCCTTCAGTTGAAGAAGTCATCTGCCCTAATGATATACTCATCGTTTTAGGTCATAACAATCAAATTCACGCATTCGAAGAAAAAGGGGTTTAA
- a CDS encoding lipid II flippase Amj family protein has product MELITLNLIFLTLFIFIIHSIETLAYAVRLSGARVKMIASALSLFNIMVIVSRLANMMQQPFTGSLIDNAPKENTLEFVEAQYRILIGASTVGTIFGILLLPSFIALFSRAIILLSEEKGSVPTLMKRIFSIKYIRRGLTHLTLPKFTYLRDTNVKDIPIRLFFVNMFITAIYTIGVLSALYAALLAPEREITATMASGLINGIATILLVIFIDPKLSVMADDVVNQRGSYNKLKSLSIMMVTSRLFGTILAQALFIWGAKYIAWFTKFIV; this is encoded by the coding sequence TTGGAACTGATAACTCTAAACCTAATTTTCTTGACCTTATTTATTTTCATCATCCATTCAATTGAAACTCTTGCTTATGCAGTTAGACTATCAGGTGCTAGAGTTAAAATGATAGCATCAGCTTTATCTCTTTTTAACATCATGGTCATTGTTTCAAGACTGGCTAATATGATGCAGCAGCCCTTTACAGGAAGCCTTATTGATAATGCGCCGAAAGAGAATACTTTGGAGTTTGTAGAAGCTCAATATCGAATTCTTATTGGAGCCTCTACCGTAGGGACAATATTTGGAATCCTTTTGCTGCCCAGTTTCATCGCATTATTTTCGAGAGCGATTATTTTACTGTCAGAGGAAAAAGGCTCTGTTCCAACCTTAATGAAAAGAATATTTTCAATCAAATACATCAGGCGAGGCTTAACACATTTAACTCTACCTAAATTTACATACTTAAGGGATACAAATGTTAAGGATATACCGATAAGACTATTCTTTGTGAATATGTTCATCACGGCTATATACACAATTGGGGTTTTGTCTGCGCTTTATGCAGCCTTGCTCGCACCAGAGCGAGAGATTACCGCTACAATGGCTTCAGGCTTAATTAATGGAATTGCAACAATCCTATTGGTTATTTTCATCGATCCCAAGCTCTCCGTCATGGCAGACGATGTAGTCAATCAAAGAGGAAGTTACAATAAACTGAAAAGCCTATCTATCATGATGGTCACTTCCAGATTATTCGGCACGATTTTAGCACAAGCACTGTTCATCTGGGGTGCAAAGTATATCGCCTGGTTTACCAAGTTTATTGTTTAG
- a CDS encoding MarR family winged helix-turn-helix transcriptional regulator codes for MDDFLTLENQLCFAVYDAGSQFNKLYTKALDRFGLTYPQYLVLLALWEQDDLSAKELGERLNLGTGTLTPMIKRMEANEWLKRERSTADERKVCISLLPKAIEQKEAIVEKIATELKLCNIEYEEYAQLMKQLRVLRGKLKEYNRL; via the coding sequence TTGGATGATTTTTTAACTCTGGAAAATCAGCTGTGTTTTGCTGTGTATGATGCAGGGAGCCAGTTTAACAAACTGTATACAAAAGCACTCGATCGCTTCGGGTTGACCTATCCGCAATATTTGGTGCTGCTGGCCTTGTGGGAACAGGACGACCTTTCTGCAAAAGAGCTTGGCGAAAGGCTGAACCTTGGCACTGGGACCTTAACACCGATGATCAAGAGAATGGAAGCTAATGAATGGCTGAAGAGGGAGCGTTCTACTGCGGATGAAAGGAAAGTCTGCATTAGCCTTCTTCCAAAAGCAATAGAACAAAAAGAAGCCATCGTGGAAAAAATCGCAACTGAATTAAAGCTGTGCAATATTGAATATGAAGAATACGCGCAGTTAATGAAACAGTTGAGAGTGCTGCGAGGGAAGTTAAAAGAATATAACCGATTATGA
- a CDS encoding Crp/Fnr family transcriptional regulator has translation MKDVLIQYMKRFSDLNEAKLKELTTDVPVATFKKGTILLHQGEVPDKCYFVLKGCVRQYAVDENGNENTYNFFTEEQSVTIFNQHTPDKTSPYSLGCLEDCTLVVGDLAAEQEIYDMHPVLEAMTRKMIEEDIGAMRDDFSSFISSTPEERYHALMIKRPDLIDRVPQYQLASYLGIKPESLSRIKKRSETNHLRIVD, from the coding sequence ATGAAAGATGTCCTCATCCAATATATGAAACGTTTTTCTGACCTCAATGAAGCCAAATTAAAAGAACTGACAACCGATGTTCCTGTTGCAACTTTTAAGAAAGGAACTATCCTGCTGCATCAAGGAGAAGTTCCTGACAAATGCTATTTTGTCCTAAAAGGCTGTGTACGTCAGTATGCTGTTGATGAAAATGGAAATGAGAATACTTACAATTTTTTTACGGAAGAACAAAGTGTAACGATTTTTAATCAACATACTCCGGATAAAACTTCACCATACTCTCTTGGCTGTTTGGAAGACTGTACGCTTGTTGTAGGCGATTTAGCTGCTGAGCAGGAAATATACGACATGCATCCGGTATTAGAGGCTATGACTCGCAAGATGATTGAAGAAGATATCGGTGCTATGAGGGATGATTTCTCCTCCTTTATTTCGTCAACTCCAGAAGAGCGATATCATGCTTTGATGATAAAAAGACCAGATTTAATTGACCGAGTTCCACAGTACCAACTAGCAAGCTACCTTGGAATAAAACCAGAATCCCTTAGTCGTATTAAGAAGCGCTCAGAAACAAATCACCTCAGAATTGTTGACTAG
- a CDS encoding glutathione peroxidase — MKTVYDFTVKKTNGQEQSLRDFEGKPLLIVNTASKCGLTPQFEGLQELYNQYQGKGLEILGFPCGQFNDQEFNDIDETTQFCQMNYGVYFPIFGKIDVNGEQADPLFVFLKEQKGGILTKDIKWNFTKFLVDGNGQVVKRYAPTTEPSKIEKDIENLI; from the coding sequence ATGAAAACTGTTTACGATTTTACGGTGAAAAAGACAAATGGTCAGGAACAATCTTTGAGAGATTTTGAGGGCAAGCCTTTGCTGATTGTCAATACTGCAAGTAAATGCGGGTTAACTCCTCAATTTGAGGGACTTCAGGAATTATATAACCAATACCAGGGGAAGGGCTTAGAAATTCTCGGTTTCCCTTGTGGCCAGTTCAACGACCAAGAGTTCAATGATATTGACGAAACCACGCAGTTTTGCCAGATGAACTATGGAGTTTACTTTCCTATCTTTGGGAAGATTGATGTGAACGGCGAACAAGCAGATCCTCTATTTGTCTTTTTGAAAGAACAAAAAGGCGGAATCCTTACGAAGGATATAAAGTGGAATTTCACTAAATTTCTGGTGGATGGAAATGGTCAGGTGGTCAAGCGCTATGCACCGACGACTGAACCTAGTAAAATTGAGAAGGATATTGAAAACTTAATATAA
- the ftsZ gene encoding cell division protein FtsZ, whose product MLEFETNIDQFATIKVIGVGGGGNNAVNRMIEDGVQGVEFIAVNTDAQALNMSKAEVTMQIGGSLTRGLGAGAKPEIGRKAVEESRQQIRDALQGADMVFVTAGMGGGTGTGAAPEIAHIARELGALTIGVVTRPFTFEGRKRAQNAADGIEEMKKAVNTLIIIPNERLLEIVDKKTPMIEAFREADNVLRQGVQGISDLIAVPGMINLDFADVKTIMSNKGTALMGIGVSSGDNRAVEAAKKAISSPLLETSINGAKGVLMNITGGMNLSLYEVQEAADIVAAATDDQLNMIFGSVINENLDKEIMVTVIATGFDPDEEEAPLSNTSRRPEDMIVNSREQYQSQPKKRESAAYAESADYGRAQNINKSGSYRQSGNYNQSSSHDEPENYERGTQQQDDSLDIPAFLRKRSRRR is encoded by the coding sequence ATGCTAGAGTTTGAAACCAATATCGATCAATTTGCTACTATAAAAGTAATTGGGGTTGGCGGCGGAGGAAATAATGCTGTGAACCGGATGATTGAGGATGGCGTGCAAGGTGTGGAGTTCATTGCGGTGAATACAGATGCGCAGGCTCTTAACATGTCAAAAGCGGAAGTCACGATGCAAATTGGCGGTTCGCTGACGAGGGGTCTGGGAGCTGGTGCCAAACCTGAAATTGGCAGAAAGGCTGTCGAGGAAAGCAGGCAGCAGATCAGGGATGCCCTGCAAGGTGCGGACATGGTGTTCGTTACGGCCGGAATGGGTGGCGGAACCGGGACCGGTGCTGCGCCGGAAATCGCCCATATCGCACGTGAACTTGGTGCACTTACTATTGGAGTGGTGACTCGTCCGTTCACTTTTGAAGGCCGCAAGCGGGCACAAAATGCGGCAGATGGAATTGAAGAGATGAAGAAAGCCGTTAATACCTTAATCATCATTCCTAACGAGAGATTGCTGGAAATCGTCGATAAGAAAACACCGATGATTGAAGCCTTCCGTGAGGCGGACAATGTCCTCAGGCAGGGTGTCCAAGGCATTTCCGACTTGATCGCTGTGCCCGGCATGATTAACCTCGACTTTGCTGACGTGAAAACGATCATGTCCAACAAAGGAACGGCGCTTATGGGCATCGGTGTATCTTCAGGAGATAACCGTGCTGTCGAAGCTGCCAAAAAGGCCATCTCGTCTCCATTGCTTGAAACAAGCATCAACGGCGCAAAAGGAGTTTTAATGAACATCACAGGCGGCATGAACCTCAGCTTGTATGAAGTGCAGGAAGCGGCCGACATTGTGGCAGCTGCAACAGATGACCAGCTTAACATGATTTTTGGATCAGTCATCAATGAAAATCTGGATAAAGAAATCATGGTGACCGTGATTGCGACTGGCTTCGATCCTGATGAAGAGGAAGCTCCGCTGTCGAACACATCTCGCCGACCTGAAGACATGATTGTCAATTCCCGTGAGCAATACCAGTCTCAGCCGAAAAAGCGGGAGTCTGCTGCCTATGCAGAATCGGCGGATTACGGACGAGCCCAAAATATTAACAAGTCCGGCAGCTACAGACAATCCGGAAACTACAACCAGTCATCTTCCCACGATGAACCTGAGAATTACGAACGGGGTACCCAGCAACAAGACGACTCGCTTGATATTCCAGCGTTCTTGCGGAAGCGAAGCAGAAGGCGTTAA
- a CDS encoding DUF4386 domain-containing protein — protein MATNNNMQRKAAFISGMALLIMTLADFFSQGYVHSSLVVNGDAVTTLENIQGSQSLFRLEILGWLIILIADLIVSWGFYVFLKPFHREYALLAGWLRLLYTAILAIAVSHLIIANSTLQESVTGEALAQEVMRSITAFEAIWSVGLIIFGIHLIVVGLAAMNTNKIPKVLSILVILAGFSYFIIHFMYGFIPHLEGFTGILEMILIAPMFMGELGFGIWLLVKGRKLTND, from the coding sequence ATGGCAACAAATAATAATATGCAACGAAAAGCAGCATTCATATCAGGTATGGCTTTGCTCATTATGACGCTGGCGGACTTTTTTTCTCAGGGATATGTACACAGTTCGTTAGTTGTTAATGGAGACGCAGTAACCACATTAGAAAACATCCAAGGATCGCAATCTCTGTTCAGACTTGAGATCCTTGGATGGCTAATCATTCTCATTGCGGATTTAATTGTTTCATGGGGCTTTTACGTGTTTTTGAAGCCTTTTCATCGCGAATACGCATTATTGGCAGGTTGGCTTCGTTTGCTTTACACAGCAATTTTGGCAATTGCGGTATCACATCTCATTATAGCTAATAGTACCCTTCAAGAATCAGTTACAGGTGAAGCATTGGCACAAGAAGTTATGAGGTCCATCACAGCTTTTGAAGCAATATGGTCTGTGGGATTAATCATTTTTGGGATACATCTTATCGTAGTCGGCTTGGCAGCAATGAATACAAATAAGATCCCCAAAGTCCTTAGCATTCTAGTAATCTTAGCAGGCTTCAGCTACTTCATCATTCATTTCATGTATGGGTTTATTCCCCATCTTGAAGGTTTTACAGGAATATTGGAAATGATTCTTATTGCTCCGATGTTTATGGGTGAATTAGGTTTTGGTATCTGGTTATTAGTAAAAGGGAGAAAATTGACTAATGACTAA
- a CDS encoding aminopeptidase P N-terminal domain-containing protein, whose product MILKRKIFRLPILASMLLLGGCVGEETKEQAGSVSKPENGEAKPTEVTEDPKDDNKSIAVSLPEDFFQKNRSNLIEKMEDGSILVLFSERIYGTEVKNNDMTDKEKLGAARNFYYLTGIKDSESVLMIKKDGSTAEEKIFVPAKSEKVTKVSKIEEVQEIEKFQEVFDTALEGSKILYVDAGDPMLMESVSTEEQKKAESQAKAQNLEIKNIFPVLGEMRSIKTGQEIEIIKSSIAVTKEGIDSMMKISKNGIEESVLEDTFFNAISKAGTDRTSFDSIIASGENAIEAHYMENDDAAPEDGLILTDVGAEVGYYSADITRTFPADGTFSDRQKELYNIVLKAQEEVINQMKPGTDLGVLFETANNILSEELIKIGLINDASELSNYFAHGLFHPIGLDVHDVSGYNTTLEPGMVFAIEPGLYIPEEKIGIRIEDNVLVTEEGHIVLSKEIIKTVDEIEEFMKKK is encoded by the coding sequence ATGATTTTAAAAAGAAAAATATTTAGACTGCCAATATTGGCTTCCATGCTATTACTAGGCGGCTGTGTGGGAGAAGAAACTAAAGAGCAAGCTGGTTCTGTTAGCAAACCCGAGAACGGTGAGGCAAAACCAACTGAAGTAACTGAAGATCCAAAAGATGATAATAAGAGCATTGCAGTTTCGCTGCCGGAAGATTTCTTCCAAAAAAACAGATCCAATTTAATTGAAAAAATGGAAGATGGGTCAATACTAGTATTGTTTTCTGAAAGAATCTATGGAACAGAAGTGAAAAATAATGATATGACGGATAAAGAGAAGCTTGGTGCAGCCCGGAATTTTTACTATCTTACTGGTATAAAAGATAGTGAGTCTGTTCTAATGATTAAGAAAGACGGGTCCACTGCGGAAGAGAAGATATTCGTCCCTGCAAAATCAGAAAAGGTAACAAAGGTTTCAAAAATAGAGGAAGTACAAGAAATAGAAAAGTTTCAGGAAGTCTTTGATACCGCATTGGAGGGCAGTAAAATCCTCTATGTTGATGCTGGAGACCCGATGCTGATGGAAAGTGTTAGTACAGAAGAGCAGAAAAAGGCAGAAAGTCAGGCAAAAGCACAAAATTTAGAAATTAAGAACATTTTTCCGGTGCTCGGAGAAATGAGATCGATTAAAACAGGTCAAGAAATTGAAATCATCAAAAGTTCCATCGCTGTGACCAAAGAAGGAATTGATTCGATGATGAAAATTTCTAAAAATGGGATTGAAGAAAGTGTATTGGAAGATACCTTCTTTAATGCCATTTCAAAGGCAGGAACGGACCGAACAAGTTTTGACTCCATTATTGCTTCCGGAGAAAATGCAATTGAAGCTCATTATATGGAAAATGATGACGCCGCGCCTGAGGATGGCCTGATCTTGACGGATGTAGGTGCAGAAGTGGGCTACTATTCTGCAGATATCACGAGGACATTCCCTGCAGACGGTACATTCAGTGATCGTCAAAAAGAACTTTACAATATTGTTTTGAAAGCTCAAGAAGAAGTCATCAATCAAATGAAACCAGGTACAGATCTAGGGGTACTGTTTGAGACAGCGAACAATATTTTATCAGAGGAATTGATTAAGATAGGTTTAATCAATGATGCTTCAGAGTTGAGTAACTATTTTGCTCATGGACTATTTCACCCAATTGGTCTAGATGTACATGATGTCTCAGGTTACAATACTACGCTAGAACCAGGCATGGTGTTTGCAATCGAGCCAGGATTATATATCCCCGAAGAAAAGATTGGAATACGAATTGAAGATAACGTTCTTGTGACCGAAGAAGGACACATTGTATTGTCAAAAGAAATCATTAAGACGGTAGATGAAATCGAGGAATTCATGAAGAAAAAATAA